From Pseudoleptotrichia goodfellowii, a single genomic window includes:
- a CDS encoding DIP1984 family protein translates to MKLAEALILRADLQKRIEQLRIRLNNNAKVQENDTPTENPVTLISELNSCIDELTSLIKKINKTNCTATSNGVTLVDLIAERDTLTLKANIMRTFLQQASQKVELYSSKEIKILSTVDVPSLQKEVDNLSKKIRETDTALQQANWLTDLIE, encoded by the coding sequence ATGAAATTAGCTGAAGCTCTCATTTTAAGAGCGGATTTGCAGAAAAGAATAGAACAGTTGCGTATCAGACTCAATAACAATGCAAAAGTTCAGGAAAATGACACTCCTACAGAAAATCCCGTAACACTGATTTCTGAACTCAACAGTTGCATTGACGAGCTGACTTCTCTTATAAAGAAAATCAATAAAACAAACTGTACTGCTACTTCAAACGGCGTAACTTTAGTCGATTTAATAGCGGAAAGAGATACTTTAACTCTAAAAGCCAATATTATGAGGACTTTTTTACAACAGGCAAGCCAAAAAGTAGAACTCTATTCAAGTAAAGAAATTAAAATATTAAGTACCGTAGATGTACCCTCTTTACAAAAGGAAGTCGATAATTTATCCAAGAAAATCAGAGAAACGGATACAGCGTTGCAGCAGGCAAACTGGCTTACCGATTTAATAGAATAA
- a CDS encoding subtype B tannase yields the protein MRKMHRYFFRTVSADICRELRELLGWIKEAVKKMLRGYVIAAPGARGRTLKDEQGNYTGKAPAAIIDLKAAVRYLHYNDKTMPGNADRIISNGTSAGGALSALLGATGNSKDYEPYLKELGAAEAKDDIFAVSAYCPITNLDNANEAYEWIFNGVNDYKKINITMLDYNVQRKEVEGKLTEDEIKRSADLKALFPQYLNSLKLKDKSGKLLTLDKNGNGSFKEQIKKYYIDSANKALKAGTDLSTFKFLTIKNNKVVDLNFDEYVKYMGRMKTPGAFDNVDLSTGENNLFGDKTVDNKHFTKYMLEHSTTNGQMAEKNIIKMMNPMYYIGTKGATVSKYWRIRHGAIDRDTSLAIPAILALKLENTGKNVDFASPWATGHSGDYDLDELFTWVDGIVR from the coding sequence ATGCGAAAAATGCACCGATATTTTTTCCGAACAGTGTCGGCGGATATATGCCGGGAGCTGCGGGAACTGTTGGGATGGATAAAAGAAGCGGTAAAGAAAATGCTTAGGGGGTATGTAATTGCAGCACCGGGAGCAAGAGGAAGAACGCTGAAAGACGAGCAGGGAAATTATACAGGAAAAGCACCTGCAGCTATTATTGACTTGAAAGCGGCAGTCCGTTATCTGCATTATAATGATAAGACTATGCCCGGTAATGCCGACAGAATTATTTCCAATGGGACAAGTGCGGGAGGAGCATTATCGGCACTGTTAGGAGCTACAGGAAACAGTAAGGATTATGAGCCTTATTTAAAGGAGTTGGGAGCGGCTGAAGCAAAAGACGATATTTTTGCCGTATCGGCTTATTGTCCGATAACCAATCTCGATAATGCCAATGAAGCATATGAATGGATATTTAACGGTGTAAACGATTATAAGAAAATAAATATAACTATGCTGGACTATAATGTTCAGAGAAAAGAAGTCGAAGGAAAACTGACCGAAGACGAAATAAAAAGATCGGCAGACCTTAAAGCCCTATTTCCTCAGTATTTAAATAGTTTAAAGTTAAAAGACAAAAGCGGAAAATTGTTGACACTTGACAAGAATGGGAACGGAAGTTTCAAAGAACAGATAAAGAAATATTATATTGATTCTGCAAATAAAGCCTTAAAGGCAGGAACAGATTTGTCAACATTTAAGTTTCTTACAATAAAAAATAACAAAGTAGTCGATTTGAATTTTGACGAATATGTGAAATATATGGGAAGAATGAAAACTCCGGGAGCATTTGATAATGTTGATTTGTCTACAGGAGAAAATAATCTTTTCGGAGATAAGACTGTGGATAATAAGCATTTTACCAAATATATGTTGGAACACAGCACGACAAACGGTCAAATGGCTGAAAAAAATATAATAAAGATGATGAATCCTATGTATTATATAGGCACAAAAGGTGCAACTGTTTCCAAATACTGGAGAATAAGACACGGTGCGATTGATAGAGATACTTCTTTAGCTATTCCGGCTATATTGGCATTAAAACTTGAGAATACAGGTAAAAACGTGGATTTTGCATCTCCTTGGGCTACAGGACATTCAGGAGACTATGATTTGGATGAGTTGTTTACTTGGGTAGACGGGATTGTTAGATAG